In one window of Nitrospirota bacterium DNA:
- the ychF gene encoding redox-regulated ATPase YchF, whose amino-acid sequence MALSIGIVGLPNVGKSTLFNALTKDQNAMAANYPFCTIEPNKAIVPVPDKRLDQLSAIVNPQRIQSAIVEFTDIAGLVRGASKGEGLGNQFLSHIRETSAIVHVVRCFEDDTIVHVDDSVNPLRDIDVINTELVLADIQTLENRIMRLEKQAKGDKKLQPMLDSARKLLDHLNAGTPAILFSGKDSDAFIDLTKETRLITLKPVIYAANVDEAGLAEDNDLVKAVHAFAAEHNAESVKICAKIEEEMAGMSDEERNEFLISLGQTESGLDQIIHHGYHALGLISYFTAGVKEVRAWTIERGWKAPKAAAVIHDDFERGFIRAEVIAFDDFIANKGEAGARLAGKLRTEGKEYVVNDGDVMHFLFNV is encoded by the coding sequence ATGGCTTTAAGTATCGGTATCGTCGGTCTTCCGAATGTCGGCAAGTCGACACTTTTTAATGCACTTACAAAAGATCAGAATGCCATGGCTGCAAATTATCCGTTCTGCACCATAGAACCGAACAAGGCAATCGTGCCGGTTCCGGATAAACGGCTTGATCAGCTCTCTGCCATAGTGAACCCGCAGCGGATACAGAGCGCAATCGTTGAGTTTACCGACATCGCCGGACTCGTCAGGGGCGCCTCAAAAGGCGAAGGGCTCGGCAATCAGTTCCTTTCCCACATACGAGAGACCTCCGCGATCGTGCATGTTGTCAGATGTTTTGAGGACGACACGATCGTGCATGTTGACGACAGCGTGAATCCCCTGCGCGACATCGATGTCATTAACACGGAACTTGTGCTTGCCGATATCCAGACCCTTGAGAACAGAATTATGCGTCTTGAGAAACAGGCCAAAGGCGATAAAAAACTGCAGCCGATGCTTGACTCAGCAAGAAAACTTCTCGACCACCTTAATGCAGGGACACCGGCCATCCTTTTCAGCGGAAAGGATTCGGACGCCTTCATCGACCTTACGAAGGAAACGAGGCTTATCACCCTGAAACCGGTCATATACGCAGCCAATGTTGATGAGGCCGGACTGGCAGAGGATAACGATCTCGTTAAGGCGGTCCACGCATTTGCAGCGGAACATAATGCCGAATCAGTGAAGATCTGCGCGAAGATCGAGGAAGAGATGGCCGGAATGAGTGATGAAGAGCGCAATGAATTTCTCATATCCCTCGGCCAGACTGAAAGCGGACTTGATCAGATCATCCATCATGGGTACCATGCACTCGGCCTGATAAGTTATTTCACCGCAGGCGTTAAAGAGGTCCGTGCCTGGACCATTGAGCGCGGATGGAAGGCGCCGAAGGCCGCAGCGGTTATCCATGATGATTTTGAACGTGGGTTTATCCGGGCAGAGGTGATTGCCTTTGACGACTTTATCGCGAATAAAGGAGAAGCAGGTGCGCGTCTTGCGGGGAAGCTTCGCACAGAGGGCAAGGAATATGTCGTTAATGACGGCGACGTCATGCATTTCCTTTTCAACGTCTGA
- a CDS encoding PAS domain-containing protein, with protein sequence MKSNILIIAGLIVVISVLIILNIFFQKSLQMEMAEQFNLQQALLSKTIAENIKSSITFMKEEVVEIAHELSEKKRITKDNFESLAKEELKHKAMLTANMGMVSSQGMLLFLTQNEDQTKPIVDEDQIKPIVGDMLKKVVDIKEGEGGIMVTHDRVTALTPIYKNNQFDQIVFLSVLISDIGERFFTTIRSHGKGYAWMIDKGGNLLYHPTQPGMVGRNLYRADTTCFKCHMNFDLEKRIIEGRAGNIGRYISALGEDKIIAYSDVDISDISWIIAVSSPYSEVTSATKNSMKLYSYLIISIFIATSLVSAVLIVFNRKRIQAAETANRKEELEKYAGELEKKVLIRTSELASEKEKLNTIVSAIGGGIVLIDQSWKIQWSNAMIRDMTGMDVIGRSWEDVCPDCPLSKTYPGESIKTIILSNLFGQKGKFYQITTAPVKGENGEINGHIGLIQDVTEMKNMEDQIIHSEKLASIGRLAAGIAHEIGNPLTSIFSFVQILREMEEEAFKKESLDTMYFHIKRISDILKQLSGFSKMPAGEHKTGNVNEFIEASLNLIQYDKKAKDVSVVKELSPDLPEVMMDGNQLAQVIVNLTLNAIDAMPDGGTITIRSFTRNDDVIIQIEDTGIGIPKEDVTKIFDPFYTTKEKGTGLGLAVSYDIIKKMRGTLSVESETDKGTVFTITMPFKNPG encoded by the coding sequence ATGAAGAGTAATATTCTTATCATCGCTGGGCTGATCGTCGTTATATCCGTTCTTATTATCCTTAACATCTTCTTTCAGAAGTCTCTTCAGATGGAGATGGCAGAGCAGTTTAATCTGCAGCAGGCCCTTCTGTCTAAAACAATCGCTGAAAATATAAAGTCATCAATAACGTTCATGAAGGAGGAGGTAGTCGAGATTGCCCATGAGCTGTCAGAGAAGAAGAGAATAACCAAAGATAATTTCGAGTCTCTTGCGAAAGAGGAATTGAAGCATAAAGCGATGCTAACTGCCAACATGGGTATGGTCTCATCACAAGGCATGCTTCTTTTCCTGACGCAGAATGAAGATCAAACAAAGCCGATAGTAGATGAAGATCAGATAAAACCGATAGTAGGTGATATGCTCAAAAAAGTAGTAGACATAAAAGAAGGCGAGGGAGGCATAATGGTGACACACGATAGAGTTACCGCCTTGACACCTATCTACAAGAATAACCAGTTCGACCAGATAGTCTTTCTATCAGTTTTGATATCCGATATCGGAGAGCGTTTTTTTACTACAATTAGGTCACATGGCAAGGGATATGCGTGGATGATCGATAAGGGCGGGAATCTCCTTTATCACCCGACACAGCCCGGAATGGTCGGCAGAAATCTCTATCGGGCTGATACGACATGTTTTAAGTGCCATATGAACTTTGATCTTGAAAAGAGGATTATTGAAGGCAGAGCCGGCAATATCGGGAGATATATCTCGGCATTGGGTGAGGACAAGATAATCGCTTATTCAGATGTCGATATCAGTGATATATCCTGGATAATCGCAGTATCATCGCCCTACTCTGAAGTGACCAGCGCTACCAAGAACAGTATGAAGCTCTATTCCTATCTGATCATATCCATTTTTATCGCAACAAGCCTTGTATCTGCTGTTTTGATTGTTTTTAACAGAAAAAGGATACAGGCGGCAGAGACGGCAAACAGAAAGGAAGAACTCGAAAAATACGCGGGTGAGCTCGAAAAAAAGGTATTAATAAGGACTTCTGAGCTTGCCAGCGAAAAAGAGAAGTTGAATACCATTGTAAGTGCGATTGGGGGCGGTATTGTCCTTATTGATCAAAGCTGGAAGATACAATGGTCGAACGCCATGATAAGAGATATGACCGGCATGGACGTAATTGGCAGATCATGGGAAGACGTATGCCCGGACTGCCCTCTGTCAAAAACATATCCTGGTGAAAGTATCAAGACGATAATACTCTCGAATCTGTTCGGACAGAAAGGCAAGTTCTATCAGATAACAACGGCACCCGTCAAAGGAGAAAACGGGGAAATAAATGGACATATCGGGCTTATCCAGGATGTGACCGAAATGAAAAACATGGAAGATCAGATCATCCATTCAGAAAAATTGGCCTCCATAGGACGGCTCGCCGCAGGAATTGCCCACGAGATAGGCAATCCGCTCACCTCGATATTCTCATTTGTACAGATACTGAGAGAGATGGAGGAGGAGGCGTTCAAGAAGGAGAGCCTTGATACCATGTATTTCCATATAAAAAGAATTTCAGACATATTGAAACAACTTTCAGGCTTTTCGAAGATGCCTGCCGGTGAGCACAAGACGGGCAATGTCAATGAATTTATTGAAGCGTCCCTTAATCTTATTCAGTATGACAAAAAGGCAAAAGATGTTTCGGTCGTGAAGGAGCTTTCTCCTGATCTGCCGGAGGTAATGATGGACGGCAACCAGCTCGCCCAGGTTATCGTGAACCTCACGCTTAATGCCATAGATGCCATGCCTGACGGTGGAACGATAACGATCAGGAGTTTCACCAGGAACGATGACGTTATCATTCAGATCGAGGACACGGGAATAGGAATTCCGAAAGAAGATGTGACAAAGATATTTGATCCGTTCTATACCACCAAGGAAAAAGGGACCGGTCTTGGCCTTGCGGTAAGTTATGATATAATAAAAAAAATGAGGGGAACGCTGAGCGTCGAGAGCGAGACGGACAAAGGGACCGTATTTACGATCACCATGCCTTTCAAGAATCCCGGATAA
- a CDS encoding sigma-54-dependent Fis family transcriptional regulator: MKPKILVVDDEPDICRALEFLLKRENYDVITVNSGEDAVIKLKDDSFDVVISDLKMGKMDGMAVLERTKELSPETAVIIMTAFASIESAIDAMKKGAIDYIVKPFLNEEVKMTLKKILEQKKIMIENAALKQQVSQHMACRDFVANSDSMMKIIETLEKVIPTKSNILLLGESGTGKGLMAELIHCNSPRRDKPFISINCSAVPEGLLESELFGYKKGAFTGANSDKLGLITLAHQGTFFLDEIGDMPPNLQAKLLKVLETGEVFPLGDTKPKIADIRIVSATNVDIENRLKDGRFREDLYWRLNVIEIQIPPLRERKDDIEMLSKHFVSKYAAEHKKKILGLDKGALALLIDYRWPGNVRELRNVLERAVVLADGEYLVSDNFPAKLKKTEGHHQETSTLKAYLGDYEKNLLLKIYEIHDQNKENTAKALGIDLATLYRKFKKHGIDTE, from the coding sequence ATGAAACCGAAGATACTTGTCGTTGACGACGAACCTGATATCTGCAGGGCTCTTGAGTTCCTGCTGAAGAGGGAGAATTACGATGTCATTACGGTAAATAGCGGGGAAGATGCTGTCATCAAACTTAAAGATGACAGCTTCGATGTCGTTATTTCCGATCTTAAGATGGGAAAGATGGACGGGATGGCTGTTCTTGAAAGGACGAAGGAGCTCAGTCCTGAGACTGCAGTAATAATCATGACGGCCTTTGCCTCCATAGAATCTGCTATTGATGCGATGAAAAAAGGCGCAATTGATTATATCGTCAAGCCCTTCCTTAATGAAGAAGTAAAGATGACGCTGAAAAAGATACTCGAACAAAAGAAGATCATGATCGAGAATGCGGCCCTGAAACAGCAGGTTAGTCAGCATATGGCATGCAGGGATTTTGTGGCAAACTCAGACTCCATGATGAAGATTATCGAGACCCTCGAAAAAGTGATCCCCACAAAGAGCAATATCTTATTGCTCGGCGAAAGCGGCACGGGAAAAGGACTGATGGCGGAACTCATTCATTGCAACAGTCCTCGCCGGGATAAACCTTTCATTTCGATCAATTGTTCCGCCGTTCCGGAAGGGTTACTCGAATCTGAGCTGTTCGGTTATAAAAAGGGGGCTTTCACCGGAGCGAACTCGGACAAGCTCGGCCTTATTACCCTTGCTCATCAGGGGACATTCTTTCTGGATGAGATCGGTGATATGCCGCCTAATCTTCAGGCAAAACTTCTGAAGGTGCTTGAAACCGGCGAAGTATTTCCGCTTGGGGATACCAAGCCGAAGATCGCTGATATCAGGATAGTCTCTGCAACCAATGTGGATATCGAAAACAGGCTTAAGGACGGCAGGTTCAGGGAAGACCTCTACTGGAGGCTTAACGTTATAGAAATTCAGATACCGCCGCTCAGGGAGAGAAAAGACGATATCGAGATGCTGTCAAAACATTTTGTCAGCAAATATGCGGCAGAACATAAGAAGAAGATCCTGGGGCTGGACAAGGGGGCTCTCGCACTCCTGATCGATTATCGGTGGCCCGGAAATGTGAGAGAGCTCAGGAACGTACTGGAGAGGGCGGTCGTCCTTGCCGACGGCGAGTACCTTGTATCGGATAATTTTCCTGCCAAACTGAAAAAGACAGAGGGGCATCATCAGGAAACCTCTACGCTTAAAGCGTACCTGGGAGATTATGAGAAGAACCTGCTGCTGAAGATATACGAGATCCATGATCAGAACAAGGAGAACACGGCAAAAGCCCTCGGCATAGATCTCGCCACTCTCTACAGAAAATTCAAGAAGCACGGCATAGATACGGAGTGA
- a CDS encoding cytochrome c3 family protein: MRWPIVVLIMFSLVLGCSPGQEKAKTENEQDKVISRDEAVGNLPCFKCHSYKTFSSAPRKGIFSHQIHINTGFHCNQCHDVRGHEHMIINRSLCNACHNIKEMTFKRSGLPSKFNHEAHAKKSGCRDCHPQIFVMKTGTAVITMKDINAGAYCGQCHNGKKAFSSSECTKCHTMRAFDKELTYNVEGLGNVTFSHKFHTSSFACSDCHPKHFGMQKTAGKMTMDKINEGKYCGACHNGTIASPATDCTKCHK; this comes from the coding sequence ATGAGATGGCCGATCGTTGTTCTTATTATGTTCTCACTTGTTCTTGGATGCTCGCCCGGACAGGAAAAAGCTAAGACCGAGAACGAACAGGATAAGGTAATATCAAGGGATGAGGCTGTCGGCAACCTGCCGTGCTTTAAGTGTCATTCCTATAAAACATTTTCTTCTGCTCCCCGGAAAGGGATCTTCTCCCATCAGATACATATCAATACAGGCTTTCACTGCAACCAGTGCCACGATGTTCGGGGTCATGAGCATATGATCATCAACAGAAGTCTCTGCAACGCCTGCCATAATATAAAGGAAATGACATTTAAGAGATCAGGCCTGCCTTCGAAATTCAATCATGAAGCGCATGCGAAGAAGTCCGGCTGCAGAGACTGCCATCCGCAGATCTTTGTTATGAAGACCGGCACCGCAGTCATAACCATGAAGGACATAAATGCAGGCGCATACTGCGGGCAGTGCCATAACGGCAAAAAAGCGTTCTCGTCCTCGGAATGCACAAAATGCCATACCATGCGGGCATTTGACAAAGAACTTACGTATAACGTTGAAGGCCTGGGCAATGTTACTTTCAGCCATAAGTTTCACACGTCCTCATTTGCCTGCAGTGATTGTCATCCAAAGCATTTTGGCATGCAAAAGACAGCGGGTAAGATGACCATGGACAAGATCAATGAGGGAAAGTATTGCGGGGCCTGTCATAACGGCACTATTGCATCACCAGCGACGGACTGCACAAAATGCCATAAGTAG